TAACATTCTTATATCTTTCACATTGGTCcagccaaaagcctgcaatcaagtgactgagaggcgcaagggaggcggtttggagtcgccacTAACGGATAACCTCCGCTTCTCCACTCTGGAagaacgcaacgttctccTTAAACTCACGAGACCACAGACTGCAGTCTGCCCATGATTTTTGAAACCATATGCATGTCACAGCAATAAGAAAGAGTTTCCCTACTCCGGAGGAAACATGGTACGGTGGCGCCGCGAAGGACGGAGGTTGCAAAGTCATCCTAGCTACCGAGACGGGAGAAAGACTAGGATGACAATTTACACTTATAATGCTTGCTCGCGTACATCGAAAGTGGCTTTTGAAGATCTAATGATGCAAAGCAGAATGATTAAGTAcaacgtcatcggactgaccgaaaCGAGATGACGCCACTAACGTTGTTGCCCTTGTTGTTTTCCTTGTCAACAtaagtatggcaaagaacatcgaccctttcaaaaaaacttaCGACCTGAATTGGATGTGTACGAAttagaagatgtggttcaacgaCAGTTTTGACCATCTTCGTCACCTATGCTTCAATTTCAGCATGACGATGTTCATGGAGAATGGATAagtttctgatgccccattcaaGCTCAACGGAAACGAATATAtgcgaatgctccagctatgtatactTAGGTTGGGAAATTAACATGGTGAAAGTTCTTTCGTCTGAGCTATGCAGCAGGAAACGAGCGCCTAGGGGAGCGGGTGAGTGGGTTCCATGCGATATTAAGCGTACTGTAGGTAGACCGAGAACCTAAtggtcaaaatttcaaaaagttcttcaaggaaatatttcataCTCTTCGTGCCCCTCGCGAAAGAAGAAACCAGTGGACGAGTCTCTCACGCGAGtcagaaaatcgaaaaattactCGACAGCTCGACCATTCCGTAGAACAAAGAGAGTCATGATGGTATTGACTTTCGCGTGTACGTGCTAGAGTAATTCGACTTTATACAGAGCCCATCAAAATGCAcgttttgttattttgcagCGCATGAAAACGTATAAGACGGTCAATCACGTGAGAACTTCTCATTCcctaaatacaaataattaatGCTCATGCTGATGTGAACCCACGAACCCAAAAACAAGCGGCCTTGTAAGGAATCCGTTCAAcagtaaaaaaacaatgaaaaacaaaaatttgagcGGACGGAAAAGCGTGATAACAACGAGCGCTACGTTTCATaataattcataaaaaaacgaaggaaaataGAGAAACTTCAATTGAAAGGTGATGAAGGAATTAGGAACTTTACTAGGAAATTTAGGGAGATCAACTAACTATGTTGTCAATATACGCATCCGAGGAATTtgctagaaatttcttcagcAAATTTCTTGCCGCCGTATATTTCCTTGCCAAGTCAGAGAACGTCTGAAGTTTGAAATTCTTTCTGTTATATTATTAGCGGTAATAAGTGATTGAAAAATATCCTAACTCTACATTCGATAACATTTCTCCACATGGAAAAATGGATGAGAAAAGACGAAACATTTTCCTATCGGATCAAACTTGAAAACATTGGGACATACCGTAAGATTTCGATCAATTTCTCCTTCATTAGTGGAATCAGATGTGTGATTTCGCGTGAGAGGTTCTTGCATTCTTGGCTTTCTTCTGACTAAAGCTTGAGTAAAATTTCTGTTACCATTCATTTCGTCTTTTAGGTAAATGTCAGTTTTGTCACTTTTGTCACCTTTATATGTAATCTACGGCATTAATCAATCGAACTTACCCACTGGATCACCATATCGTTTGACGGTTTTTGGTTGCACACAGTACAGTATAAGCCATGTAAAAGTCAAAACAACCTTCATTGGTAGAGACAAACTACGAATAAAGCTAACATGCAGGTGTACCTTATCGACCACCTTCTGATAGTGAAtttgttgaggtttttgattcGATCGATACCACAAGCTCTGTAAAAAGCCGACTTGACGGAACATGAATAAAAATGTATTGAACGAGAACCGTTAATAtctcagtttttgttttgcatgCGGATCTTGCGCGAAAAGTCTAATTagtcaaaatcaaatttcatcCAGTAATCAGtgtattttcagaaaaaaaattgaagaagtccACAACATGTTATcctattttattctttgaacAGTGCCATGAGTTTTAGATCTAAAGAGCTGAATACTGGTGgtttaatttgttgttttggaATAAACatcgttttaaaggcatcaccccacgaatctggggtggtgcggatttcaggtggagagtttctATACTGGATCGTACAATATGGAGAGCagagtgatcccgtccatttcttcctaattgccgcaaaaaacggcccggaagatgcggcgtgggCACAAGGCGTGCTCCGTGCGAAtcgaacttgtagaaaatagggcgccggaacgctcaaagtcgtatcttcagggccattttttttgcgacaattaggaagaaatagaccgaatcacccttctctccgtaatctacgactccgtatatgcataacccacttgaaatccgcaccaccccagattcgtggagtgatgcctttaacgaaaaTAGAGGTGATTGCAATCCATAAGTTCAAGATGAAGGGCGCAAGTTACGGAGCTCTGAGCTGCCGTACATTCTGTTGTGTTCTAATTCAATTCTGTTGTCAGAATAACTGCAAGAACTTCAGA
The Necator americanus strain Aroian chromosome I, whole genome shotgun sequence genome window above contains:
- a CDS encoding hypothetical protein (NECATOR_CHRI.G1142.T1), translated to MFRQVGFLQSLWYRSNQKPQQIHYQKVVDKVHLHVSFIRSLSLPMKVVLTFTWLILYCVQPKTVKRYGDPVVRRKPRMQEPLTRNHTSDSTNEGEIDRNLTTFSDLARKYTAARNLLKKFLANSSDAYIDNIIENEAKTLGGTAQPDDDKERKSVTLDGRRSINTPCFSKHMLYVQESEQKGCQGAVRFASRVCSEFLDCMARVETSYWICKPKICNRFRKMPEHDYCLDFLFKCN